A DNA window from Bdellovibrio sp. BCCA contains the following coding sequences:
- a CDS encoding response regulator, which translates to MNASAPLDVVVVDDESSVGTLCELNFRKSIKSGDVRLHYFTTAKECLNYLATTDRHPGSEMLLTDINMPEVSGYELLQKVKQKYPSIDVYMMSAYDDELSIRKSLSLGAHGYFTKPVNYKDLKFRISEEYGVPLT; encoded by the coding sequence ATGAACGCTTCGGCACCGCTGGATGTGGTTGTTGTGGATGATGAAAGCAGTGTTGGAACGCTGTGTGAACTTAACTTTCGTAAATCAATAAAAAGCGGCGACGTTCGCCTTCACTATTTTACGACGGCGAAGGAGTGTTTAAATTATTTAGCGACCACGGACCGACACCCTGGATCTGAAATGTTACTAACAGACATCAATATGCCGGAAGTTTCGGGGTACGAGTTACTGCAAAAAGTGAAACAAAAATATCCTAGTATTGATGTCTATATGATGAGTGCTTACGACGACGAACTGAGTATACGAAAATCCCTCAGCCTTGGGGCTCACGGCTATTTTACGAAGCCTGTGAATTATAAGGACCTCAAATTTCGCATTTCAGAAGAATATGGCGTCCCGCTGACTTGA
- the lon gene encoding endopeptidase La — MSYVSGFIPVIPLKNSVLFPDISMPLRVGREKSISALQKALRDNHWVILLTQKNPQTSVEKIEDLYSVGVLAKIESFRMDEDGSYSVFVKAHQRIRVVQSRNQEGFFEVQSEAVEDRGVMDKKTEEALLSSLRILSDELLELLPGNPRQIKDMIAEIEDLATLSNMCAAYADIAIPEKQEILETVSLKDRTLKLLDRMQELKERLKIQRGIRDKLNENFQQTQKEAILREQMRVIRDELGEGENGDLYAKFKERIEKAGMPPEALELAKNQLKRLETINSSSPEYQMIRTHLELMLDLPWSKSSPHKEIDLEEAEKVLNEDHYGLEKIKGRILQHLAVMKLRKTHQGSILLFIGPPGVGKTSLGKSIARALGKKYVRVSLGGVRDDAEIRGHRRTYIGALPGRIIAGIKKAGENDPVFILDEIDKLTRGFGGDPASAMLEVLDPEQNSTFQDHYLDTPFDLSKVFFIATANSLEGIPLPLLDRMEVVDLSGYTLDEKKQIAQKYLWPKQLKEHGLDENSLTITDEAMTKLLTHYTREAGVRDLQRKIATICKFMSLKAVKSANTTLTVDVKDLEEILGAERFSSDMIESLLPPGVVTGLAWTPVGGDILFIESAQMNGTGQLLLTGQLGDVMQESAKIALTLLKSRLPMLDPLMDFSKKDIHVHVPAGAIPKDGPSAGVTMVTSMASLLLNKPVDPKLAMTGEISLRGSVLPVGGIKEKVIAAHRAGVREVILCNKNEKDLREIPEEIRHDIRFHFVEDVNEVLKIALDVDLPRWDKLSLNPPGTPLLPAG; from the coding sequence ATGTCTTACGTCTCTGGTTTTATCCCTGTGATTCCTCTGAAGAATTCTGTCTTGTTCCCAGACATAAGTATGCCTTTGCGAGTTGGTAGAGAAAAAAGTATTTCTGCCCTGCAAAAAGCTCTTCGTGATAATCACTGGGTGATTTTATTAACACAAAAAAATCCGCAAACTTCGGTTGAAAAGATTGAGGATCTTTACTCAGTGGGCGTGCTCGCAAAAATCGAGTCCTTCCGTATGGATGAAGACGGAAGTTACAGTGTTTTTGTGAAGGCTCATCAACGCATTCGCGTGGTGCAAAGCCGCAATCAGGAAGGTTTTTTTGAAGTGCAGAGCGAAGCGGTCGAAGATCGCGGAGTGATGGACAAAAAAACAGAAGAAGCTTTGCTTTCAAGTTTGCGTATTCTTAGCGACGAACTTTTAGAACTGCTTCCGGGAAATCCCCGCCAAATCAAGGACATGATTGCGGAGATCGAAGATCTTGCGACACTCAGTAATATGTGTGCGGCTTACGCCGATATCGCGATTCCGGAAAAACAAGAAATTCTGGAAACCGTTTCGTTGAAAGATCGCACCTTGAAACTTCTTGATCGCATGCAAGAACTGAAAGAACGCCTTAAAATTCAACGAGGTATTCGCGATAAGTTAAACGAAAACTTTCAACAAACTCAGAAAGAAGCGATCTTGCGTGAACAAATGCGCGTGATTCGTGATGAACTGGGCGAAGGTGAAAACGGTGATCTTTATGCGAAATTTAAAGAGCGCATAGAAAAAGCCGGCATGCCGCCAGAAGCTTTGGAGCTTGCGAAGAATCAATTGAAACGTCTGGAGACCATCAACTCAAGTTCTCCGGAGTATCAAATGATCCGCACGCATTTGGAATTGATGTTGGATCTGCCGTGGAGCAAATCTTCACCGCATAAAGAAATCGATCTTGAAGAGGCCGAAAAGGTTCTCAATGAGGATCACTATGGTCTAGAAAAAATCAAAGGTCGTATCTTGCAACATTTGGCGGTGATGAAGCTTCGCAAAACTCATCAGGGTTCAATCTTGCTTTTCATTGGACCTCCGGGAGTGGGAAAAACTTCTCTGGGTAAGAGTATTGCGCGAGCCTTGGGTAAAAAATATGTGCGCGTGAGCTTAGGTGGCGTTCGTGATGATGCGGAAATCCGCGGGCATCGCAGAACTTACATCGGCGCACTTCCTGGTCGCATTATCGCGGGCATTAAAAAAGCCGGCGAAAACGATCCGGTCTTTATCCTGGACGAGATCGATAAACTCACTCGTGGTTTTGGCGGAGACCCTGCCAGTGCCATGCTTGAAGTTCTCGACCCGGAACAAAACAGCACTTTCCAAGATCACTACTTGGATACGCCGTTTGATTTATCGAAAGTGTTCTTTATTGCGACAGCCAACTCTTTAGAAGGCATCCCCTTGCCTCTTTTAGATCGCATGGAAGTCGTCGATTTAAGTGGTTACACTTTGGATGAGAAAAAACAAATCGCGCAAAAATATTTGTGGCCGAAACAGCTAAAAGAGCACGGTTTGGACGAAAACTCTTTAACGATCACCGACGAGGCGATGACGAAACTTCTCACTCACTACACACGTGAGGCCGGCGTGCGGGATCTGCAAAGAAAGATCGCTACGATTTGTAAATTCATGAGCTTAAAAGCCGTGAAGTCCGCGAACACGACATTGACGGTGGACGTGAAAGATCTGGAAGAAATTTTAGGAGCTGAAAGATTCTCATCAGACATGATTGAAAGTCTTCTGCCTCCTGGAGTGGTCACAGGTCTTGCTTGGACGCCTGTCGGAGGAGATATTTTATTTATCGAATCCGCACAGATGAACGGCACAGGACAGTTGTTGTTAACAGGTCAGCTTGGTGATGTGATGCAAGAGTCAGCGAAAATCGCATTAACACTTTTGAAATCACGTTTGCCAATGTTGGATCCATTGATGGATTTCAGCAAGAAAGACATCCACGTGCACGTTCCTGCCGGCGCCATTCCTAAAGATGGACCTTCTGCAGGTGTGACGATGGTGACTTCGATGGCCTCTTTGTTACTGAATAAACCGGTGGATCCGAAGTTGGCAATGACCGGAGAGATTTCTTTGCGAGGTAGTGTTCTGCCTGTGGGTGGTATCAAAGAAAAAGTGATCGCCGCTCACCGTGCAGGTGTTCGCGAAGTCATCTTATGTAACAAAAACGAAAAGGATCTAAGAGAAATTCCTGAGGAAATCCGTCACGACATCCGCTTCCACTTCGTCGAAGACGTGAATGAAGTGTTGAAGATTGCTTTGGATGTGGATCTTCCTCGCTGGGATAAATTGTCACTCAATCCTCCTGGCACTCCTCTGCTTCCTGCAGGGTAA